A window of Natronolimnobius sp. AArcel1 contains these coding sequences:
- a CDS encoding alpha/beta fold hydrolase, with amino-acid sequence MNARTVLGAAVGSVGAAVVGNRLLSKRAGDLENPLEGVERTYRWRGMETRYTVAGDPSDPDMLLLHGVHAGASSNEFSPVFERLAEDYHVFAVDLPGFGRSNRPPLVYSPTLYAEFIRDFAGDVTESPIVVASSLTGAFAVDAAGEDESEFAHLVLICPTGDTGDERPWLRTLVRSPLLGTTLFNLLASKPSLRYFYDRDGYYDSDRIDAAEVAYAWDSAHQPGARYAPASFASGTLDPKFDLATELAALETDTTLVWGRDAELVPLRNGRDLSRAADLDLVVIDYATQLPHAEHPDRFVEYLTAELLEAGPAGADASPDE; translated from the coding sequence ATGAACGCCCGAACAGTCCTCGGTGCAGCGGTCGGAAGCGTTGGTGCGGCCGTCGTCGGCAATCGCCTCCTTTCGAAACGCGCAGGTGACCTCGAGAACCCGCTCGAGGGTGTCGAACGAACGTATCGCTGGCGTGGGATGGAGACACGATACACCGTTGCCGGCGATCCGAGCGATCCAGATATGCTCTTGCTTCATGGCGTCCACGCGGGAGCGAGCAGCAACGAGTTCAGCCCTGTATTCGAGCGATTGGCCGAAGACTATCACGTGTTCGCCGTTGACCTACCCGGATTCGGGCGCTCGAATCGCCCGCCGCTTGTCTACTCGCCGACGCTGTATGCGGAGTTCATCCGTGACTTCGCGGGCGACGTCACCGAGTCACCAATCGTCGTCGCCTCCTCGCTGACCGGTGCGTTCGCCGTCGACGCTGCAGGTGAAGACGAAAGCGAGTTCGCCCATCTCGTCTTGATCTGCCCGACCGGCGATACCGGCGATGAGCGCCCGTGGCTGCGCACGCTCGTTCGGTCGCCACTTCTCGGCACGACGCTATTCAATCTGCTCGCAAGCAAACCCTCGCTGCGGTACTTTTACGACCGGGATGGCTACTACGACAGTGACCGAATCGACGCCGCAGAAGTCGCCTACGCCTGGGATAGCGCCCATCAGCCGGGCGCTCGCTACGCCCCAGCCTCCTTTGCGTCCGGCACGCTCGATCCCAAATTCGACCTCGCGACAGAACTGGCCGCCCTCGAGACCGACACGACGCTCGTCTGGGGACGCGACGCAGAACTCGTGCCACTGCGCAACGGACGAGATCTCTCTCGAGCGGCGGATCTCGATCTGGTCGTCATCGACTACGCGACGCAGTTACCACACGCCGAACACCCAGACCGGTTCGTCGAATATCTAACGGCAGAACTTCTCGAGGCAGGCCCAGCGGGTGCGGACGCGAGTCCTGACGAATAA
- the meaB gene encoding methylmalonyl Co-A mutase-associated GTPase MeaB — protein MSGADDASVHAELLEGLLAGEHRALARVISKIEDRAPGYRDLVSDLYPHTGEADVIGITGSPGAGKSTLVDKLAETYRDRGETVGIIAIDPSSPFTGGAVLGDRIRMASTVGDMDVFVRSMSARGTLGGLSTATADAVKAMDAFGKDKIIIETVGAGQNEIDIVRTAETVAVLVPPGSGDDIQTLKAGILEIADVFVVNKADRDGADRTVQELEEMIHLGEGTSTVGSGHHGVATVAADSTPDDANDAEGWRPPIVETVATSGEGIEAFLEELAAHRAFLESTGTRTELARKRHAEEIRTLLREDVNSLLEAELERTGGIDALADAVRTGETDPYSIADAVLEDLEACLAEADLEGDLDSEDRSEHEGNLGETTLEGDEPSR, from the coding sequence ATGAGCGGCGCTGACGACGCCAGTGTGCACGCCGAACTGCTCGAGGGGCTCCTCGCGGGTGAACATCGCGCGCTGGCCCGCGTCATCTCGAAGATCGAGGATCGCGCGCCGGGCTATCGGGACCTCGTCTCTGACCTCTACCCCCACACGGGCGAGGCGGACGTGATCGGAATCACGGGCAGCCCCGGTGCGGGAAAGTCGACACTGGTGGACAAACTCGCGGAAACCTATCGCGACCGGGGCGAGACGGTCGGCATTATCGCGATTGACCCATCCTCGCCGTTTACCGGCGGTGCAGTGCTCGGTGACCGGATTCGAATGGCCTCTACAGTCGGGGATATGGACGTCTTCGTGCGCTCGATGAGCGCCCGTGGGACGCTTGGCGGCCTGTCGACTGCCACCGCGGACGCGGTCAAGGCGATGGACGCCTTCGGCAAGGACAAGATCATCATCGAGACCGTCGGCGCTGGCCAGAACGAAATCGACATCGTCCGTACGGCAGAGACGGTCGCCGTCCTCGTCCCGCCGGGTTCGGGCGACGACATCCAGACGCTGAAAGCCGGCATCCTCGAGATCGCAGATGTGTTCGTGGTCAACAAGGCCGACCGCGATGGGGCCGACCGAACGGTCCAGGAACTCGAGGAGATGATCCACCTTGGCGAGGGAACGAGCACCGTCGGCTCCGGGCACCACGGCGTTGCGACGGTGGCTGCTGACAGCACTCCGGACGACGCAAACGATGCGGAGGGCTGGCGGCCACCAATTGTCGAAACCGTCGCAACGAGCGGCGAGGGCATTGAGGCGTTTCTCGAGGAACTCGCGGCCCATCGGGCGTTCCTCGAGTCGACGGGCACCCGCACGGAACTGGCTCGCAAGCGCCACGCCGAGGAGATTCGGACACTTCTTCGGGAGGACGTCAACAGCTTGCTCGAGGCCGAACTCGAGCGTACGGGTGGGATTGACGCCCTCGCGGACGCCGTTCGGACGGGCGAGACCGATCCCTACTCGATTGCCGATGCCGTTCTCGAGGACCTCGAGGCGTGTCTGGCGGAGGCCGACCTCGAGGGTGACCTCGACAGTGAGGACAGAAGCGAGCACGAGGGCAACCTCGGCGAGACGACACTCGAGGGTGACGAGCCTTCGCGGTGA
- a CDS encoding cobalamin B12-binding domain-containing protein: protein MSTEQEEASIRCLVAKVGLDGHDRGAHVISRAFRDAGFEVVYSGLHNAPEEIVQAAVQEDVDVLGISILSGAHDTLVPKIMDGLAEYGAKEDTLVLVGGVIPEEDRPALESAGVAQIFGPGTSIAETIAFVRENAPER from the coding sequence ATGAGTACCGAACAGGAGGAGGCGTCGATCCGGTGTCTCGTCGCCAAGGTCGGACTCGACGGCCACGACCGGGGCGCACACGTCATCTCTCGAGCGTTTCGAGACGCTGGCTTCGAGGTTGTCTACTCGGGGCTGCACAACGCGCCCGAGGAGATCGTTCAGGCTGCGGTCCAAGAGGACGTCGACGTGCTCGGGATTTCGATCCTCTCCGGCGCACACGACACGCTCGTGCCCAAGATCATGGACGGGCTGGCAGAGTACGGCGCAAAGGAGGATACGCTCGTCCTCGTCGGCGGCGTCATCCCCGAGGAAGATCGTCCGGCGCTCGAGTCGGCGGGCGTCGCCCAGATTTTCGGCCCCGGCACGTCGATTGCAGAGACCATCGCGTTCGTCCGGGAGAACGCACCCGAGCGATGA
- the gfo6 gene encoding D-xylose 1-dehydrogenase Gfo6: MTLELPARFERDWDRSVADAPLRFAVIGLGGFARNTALPCIEESDYCETTAVVSGSAEKASEVAREFDAEHALTYEEYGDGVGSEDYDAVYIVTPNALHLPHVETAAADLEKAVLCEKPLEADADRAARLVEVCEDAGVPLMTAYRMQAARSIRWIRRKVADGLIGNPVQVHGEFSFHVLEHGGPDQWRLDPDLAGGVVLMDIGVYPINTARYVLDADPVAVRGTTDNSHPAFEGVDEHVAVHLEFPDAVTASCTASFNSAGASRFAITGTEGRIVVESVFGVDDACHLTIDVDGSHLEGTVAAPHEVTEEFDYFATAVLTEMELAPDGRHGLTDVQIAEGVYESAEEGTRVEL, encoded by the coding sequence ATGACACTCGAGCTCCCGGCGCGATTCGAGCGAGACTGGGACCGTTCTGTTGCGGACGCACCACTGCGATTCGCAGTCATCGGTCTTGGCGGGTTCGCACGAAACACCGCGCTGCCGTGTATTGAGGAATCAGACTACTGCGAGACGACGGCGGTCGTCAGCGGCTCCGCTGAAAAGGCCAGTGAGGTCGCACGCGAGTTCGACGCCGAACACGCGCTCACCTACGAGGAGTACGGCGACGGCGTCGGCAGCGAGGATTACGACGCAGTCTATATCGTCACGCCGAACGCGCTCCACCTTCCGCACGTCGAAACCGCCGCCGCCGACCTCGAGAAGGCCGTCCTCTGTGAGAAGCCACTCGAGGCGGATGCCGACCGCGCCGCACGTTTGGTCGAGGTCTGCGAGGATGCGGGCGTCCCGCTGATGACGGCCTACCGGATGCAGGCAGCGCGTTCGATCCGCTGGATTCGCCGGAAGGTCGCAGACGGCCTCATCGGCAACCCCGTTCAGGTTCATGGCGAGTTCTCCTTTCACGTCCTCGAGCACGGCGGGCCGGATCAGTGGCGACTCGATCCCGACCTCGCTGGCGGCGTTGTGCTGATGGATATCGGCGTCTATCCGATCAACACCGCCCGGTACGTCCTCGACGCCGACCCGGTCGCCGTCCGCGGCACGACGGATAACTCCCATCCCGCCTTCGAGGGCGTCGACGAACACGTCGCTGTCCACCTCGAGTTCCCCGATGCTGTGACAGCCTCGTGTACCGCGAGTTTCAATTCAGCCGGCGCGAGTCGGTTCGCAATCACCGGGACCGAGGGCCGGATCGTCGTCGAATCCGTCTTCGGCGTCGACGACGCCTGTCACCTGACGATTGACGTCGACGGGAGCCACCTCGAGGGGACTGTTGCAGCGCCCCACGAGGTCACCGAGGAGTTCGATTACTTCGCGACCGCGGTGCTGACTGAGATGGAGCTTGCACCAGACGGTCGACACGGGCTCACCGATGTCCAGATTGCCGAGGGGGTGTACGAGTCGGCAGAGGAGGGGACTCGAGTCGAGTTGTAG
- a CDS encoding RraA family protein — MVTSEQREKLTNFHSALLNDVTDEMGIKDNVIPCTRLESLWSREPTVGTAHPAQRVEIGYEKEGDDDEDEGSEFFDYLEATDPGDFIVMAAPKDTEVGLWGELLSSIVQENGAEGALIDGPTRDSRLIEEHEFPVWAEGHSAIESFGRVAFQEYGVPVEVHDVTINPGDVVFADYESIVVIDPDDLEHVIDEAEDELETENKVRSDIRDGDSVYEVWDRYGTL; from the coding sequence ATGGTAACCAGTGAACAACGAGAGAAGCTAACGAACTTCCACAGCGCCCTGCTCAACGACGTGACCGACGAGATGGGGATCAAAGACAACGTGATTCCCTGTACGCGTCTCGAGTCGCTGTGGTCGCGCGAACCCACGGTCGGCACGGCCCACCCAGCCCAGCGCGTTGAAATCGGCTACGAGAAAGAGGGCGACGACGACGAAGACGAAGGCTCTGAATTCTTCGACTATCTCGAGGCGACCGACCCCGGCGATTTCATCGTGATGGCCGCGCCCAAAGACACGGAGGTTGGCCTCTGGGGGGAACTCCTGAGTTCGATTGTGCAAGAAAACGGCGCGGAGGGTGCGCTCATCGACGGCCCAACGCGGGATTCGCGACTGATCGAAGAACACGAGTTCCCCGTCTGGGCGGAAGGCCACAGCGCCATCGAGTCGTTCGGCCGCGTCGCCTTCCAGGAGTACGGCGTCCCCGTCGAGGTCCACGACGTGACCATCAACCCCGGCGACGTCGTCTTCGCGGACTACGAATCAATCGTCGTCATCGACCCCGATGACCTCGAGCACGTCATCGACGAGGCTGAAGACGAACTCGAGACGGAGAACAAGGTTCGCTCGGACATCCGCGACGGCGATAGCGTCTACGAGGTCTGGGATCGGTACGGGACGCTCTGA